Proteins encoded together in one uncultured Desulfosarcina sp. window:
- a CDS encoding metal-dependent transcriptional regulator, with product MTPALRKSKAEKPLTAVMEDYLEAIFDLSQDKKVVRVKDIASRMDVKMPTVSSMLKTLNERGLVHYEKYEYIELTKAGNDVGKEMRRRHEVLNKFLTEILKIDDKVADDEACKMEHTLSEDTLDSLVDFMEFIQTCPRTGESWLNNFEEYRKNGSNPEKCRLRGDQFSCSFQEKIGSMQCKKS from the coding sequence ATGACACCAGCACTCCGCAAAAGCAAGGCCGAAAAGCCTCTCACCGCTGTCATGGAGGACTATCTGGAGGCCATTTTCGATCTGAGCCAGGACAAAAAAGTCGTTCGCGTAAAGGACATCGCCAGCCGGATGGACGTCAAGATGCCCACGGTCTCCAGCATGCTGAAGACCTTGAACGAAAGGGGCCTGGTCCATTACGAGAAGTACGAATATATCGAACTGACCAAAGCCGGGAATGACGTCGGCAAGGAAATGCGGCGGCGCCACGAGGTACTGAACAAGTTCCTGACGGAAATCCTGAAAATCGATGACAAGGTTGCCGATGACGAGGCCTGCAAGATGGAGCATACCCTCAGTGAGGACACGCTTGACAGCCTGGTCGATTTCATGGAGTTCATTCAGACCTGCCCCCGGACGGGGGAAAGCTGGCTCAACAATTTCGAAGAGTATCGCAAGAACGGGTCCAACCCGGAAAAATGCCGGCTGCGGGGGGATCAGTTTTCCTGTTCTTTCCAGGAGAAAATCGGGTCCATGCAGTGCAAGAAATCGTAA
- a CDS encoding TAXI family TRAP transporter solute-binding subunit produces the protein MKRVSIAILLVFVAGLMASPALAKTTFIGIGTGGTGGVYYPYGGGVAEIWSKHVKGVKAVAEVTGASVENVKLAHKGETVVGEVMGDVAVAGYQGLSKFKGKKHDILSMAIMYPNLLQIVTLKSSGITDITQVKGRNISTGSPGSGTNFMAEVVLGAMGIDKDSYKDSRLSFTETANALRDGTIDVGFWSVGPGTSSILDLATTHDIHVIGFSPEQTEKILAANDTYSAVELAGSFYRGVDKPVPTIGVWNVMICQASLETDMVYQLAKALFENNDYLKRIHVVAAYTTPENAVKYSPIPLHPGTIKYLEEKGIAVPDKLRP, from the coding sequence ATGAAACGCGTCAGCATTGCAATACTGTTGGTTTTCGTTGCCGGCCTGATGGCCTCGCCGGCCCTGGCCAAAACCACTTTCATCGGCATCGGCACCGGGGGAACCGGCGGGGTTTATTACCCCTATGGCGGCGGTGTGGCCGAAATCTGGTCCAAGCACGTCAAGGGCGTCAAAGCCGTGGCCGAGGTCACCGGCGCCAGTGTGGAAAACGTCAAGCTGGCCCACAAAGGCGAAACGGTCGTCGGCGAGGTTATGGGCGATGTGGCCGTGGCCGGTTACCAGGGCTTGAGCAAGTTCAAGGGCAAGAAACACGACATCCTGTCCATGGCCATCATGTACCCGAACCTGCTTCAGATCGTAACCCTGAAGAGCAGCGGCATCACCGATATTACGCAGGTGAAGGGCCGCAACATCAGCACCGGCAGCCCGGGCAGTGGCACCAATTTCATGGCCGAAGTGGTCCTGGGCGCCATGGGCATCGACAAAGACAGCTACAAGGACAGCCGGCTTTCTTTCACCGAAACCGCCAACGCCCTGCGGGACGGTACCATCGATGTGGGATTCTGGTCGGTGGGCCCCGGCACCAGCTCCATTCTGGATCTGGCCACGACTCACGACATCCATGTCATCGGCTTTTCTCCCGAGCAGACCGAGAAGATCCTGGCGGCCAACGATACCTATTCGGCGGTGGAACTGGCTGGCAGCTTCTATCGCGGCGTGGATAAACCTGTACCGACCATCGGCGTCTGGAACGTGATGATCTGCCAGGCTTCCCTTGAAACCGATATGGTTTATCAACTGGCCAAGGCCCTTTTCGAAAACAACGACTACCTGAAAAGAATTCATGTCGTAGCGGCCTACACGACGCCGGAAAACGCGGTCAAGTACTCACCGATCCCCCTGCATCCGGGAACCATCAAGTACCTGGAGGAAAAGGGCATCGCCGTACCGGACAAACTGCGGCCGTAA
- a CDS encoding DUF1850 domain-containing protein, whose translation MVPVHGGAPLMVLPLEAGETFTIHYYHSVENAPIWEVHSLDASGRIFIEEERYLKFGAGMGRMPGVGRLVRRGPYEVIEGMHMATGDFVLRIGSSGVDHTVIWRGTRTNLSAKAPHTAVQFSAEPVSWLYRFWRRLFPHGATPGKTVNGDP comes from the coding sequence GTGGTGCCGGTGCACGGGGGCGCACCGCTGATGGTGCTGCCCCTGGAAGCCGGCGAAACATTTACCATTCACTATTATCATTCCGTGGAAAACGCCCCAATCTGGGAGGTCCACAGCCTGGATGCGTCGGGGCGTATTTTCATTGAAGAGGAGCGCTACCTCAAATTCGGCGCCGGTATGGGCCGGATGCCCGGCGTGGGGCGCCTGGTGCGCCGCGGGCCCTATGAAGTCATCGAAGGCATGCACATGGCCACCGGCGATTTCGTCCTGCGCATCGGCAGCTCGGGTGTAGACCATACGGTCATCTGGCGCGGCACCCGCACCAATCTGAGCGCCAAGGCGCCGCACACGGCCGTGCAGTTTTCGGCCGAGCCGGTGTCCTGGCTGTATCGGTTCTGGCGGAGGCTGTTCCCCCATGGCGCAACGCCGGGAAAGACGGTGAACGGTGATCCGTGA
- a CDS encoding TRAP transporter permease: protein MLVSTTARIVMVVAVALSLYQLYTAGIAALTALVQRSIHLGAILVLTFLLKPPYARARKDRLNGWVIVDWLLVAASIYCTAYICFNLTAIFERQGDWLPADRLVSIVGTLLVLEACRRVIGGIMTGICVVAMLYAHFGPWMPELIIHKGYSVERIATTLWLTTEGIFGLPIGVAATFVFVFVLFGAFLESTGGGNFFIELAYALTGRFSGGPAKTSVVASGFMGSVSGSAVGNVVATGSFTIPMMKKVGYRPHVAGAIEAAASTGGQLMPPIMGAGAFLMAEFTNTSYLTIIKVALVPALLYYMTVLFFVHYEAKKFGLEGQPKESLPKVGKVVREGLHFIIPVAILIYVLVNNYSPMMAGFVAVVSTVAASLAANTIKWSLPPAPGSQPRPSAGAFAAGEAKSILTALEKGAKNAIMVSVACAAAGIIVGMVTLTGMGLKFSSLVLDLSYGIKALAILLIGAASLVLGMGLPVTASYIVLATLAGPALLDMGVPMMVSHMIVFWYSQDANVTPPVSLASFAGAGVAGANPMRTAFTSWKLAKGLYIIPIIMAYRPMLGMGDGYELLHWQVGLTMITTLLGLIAFASALERFFIRRTTWLETILFWVAAAGLFWPEYWADGLGLAAFVAVFALQKWGATGNGTVSGQG, encoded by the coding sequence ATGCTCGTTTCCACCACCGCCCGAATCGTTATGGTGGTGGCCGTCGCCCTCAGCCTCTACCAGCTCTATACCGCCGGGATTGCCGCCCTCACGGCCCTGGTCCAGCGATCCATTCACCTGGGCGCCATCCTGGTGCTGACCTTTCTGCTCAAACCGCCCTATGCCCGGGCGCGCAAGGATCGTCTGAACGGATGGGTGATCGTCGACTGGCTGCTGGTGGCGGCTTCGATTTATTGCACGGCCTACATCTGCTTCAACCTGACCGCCATTTTCGAACGCCAGGGGGATTGGCTGCCCGCCGACCGGTTGGTGAGCATTGTCGGCACCCTGCTGGTCCTGGAGGCCTGCCGGCGCGTGATCGGCGGGATCATGACCGGGATCTGCGTGGTGGCCATGCTCTACGCCCATTTCGGTCCCTGGATGCCCGAACTGATCATCCACAAAGGCTATTCTGTCGAACGCATCGCAACGACCCTGTGGCTGACCACCGAAGGGATCTTCGGCCTGCCCATCGGGGTGGCGGCCACCTTTGTGTTCGTATTCGTTCTTTTCGGCGCCTTTCTGGAATCCACGGGCGGCGGGAATTTTTTCATCGAACTGGCCTATGCCCTTACCGGCCGTTTTTCCGGCGGTCCGGCCAAAACCTCGGTGGTAGCATCGGGATTCATGGGCTCGGTGTCCGGGTCGGCGGTGGGCAATGTGGTGGCCACGGGCTCTTTTACCATTCCCATGATGAAAAAGGTCGGCTACCGACCCCATGTGGCCGGAGCCATCGAGGCGGCTGCCTCCACCGGCGGTCAGCTCATGCCGCCCATCATGGGTGCCGGCGCCTTTTTAATGGCCGAATTCACCAACACCAGCTACCTGACCATCATCAAGGTCGCCCTGGTGCCGGCCCTTCTGTACTATATGACCGTCCTTTTTTTCGTCCACTACGAGGCCAAGAAGTTCGGCCTGGAAGGCCAGCCCAAGGAGAGCCTGCCCAAGGTGGGCAAGGTAGTGCGCGAGGGGCTGCATTTCATCATTCCCGTGGCGATCCTGATCTATGTGCTGGTCAATAATTACTCGCCCATGATGGCCGGTTTCGTTGCCGTGGTCAGTACGGTGGCTGCCAGCCTGGCGGCCAATACGATCAAGTGGAGTCTGCCGCCGGCACCGGGCAGCCAACCGCGACCGTCAGCAGGGGCGTTTGCCGCAGGAGAGGCCAAAAGCATCCTGACGGCCCTGGAGAAAGGGGCCAAAAACGCCATCATGGTATCGGTGGCCTGTGCCGCCGCCGGAATTATCGTGGGTATGGTGACCCTTACCGGCATGGGACTGAAGTTTTCCAGTCTGGTGCTGGACCTGAGCTACGGGATCAAGGCGCTGGCCATCCTGCTGATCGGGGCGGCCTCCCTGGTGCTGGGCATGGGGCTGCCGGTGACTGCCAGCTATATCGTTCTGGCCACCCTGGCCGGCCCTGCCCTGCTGGATATGGGCGTGCCCATGATGGTCAGCCACATGATCGTTTTCTGGTATTCACAGGACGCCAACGTGACGCCGCCGGTCAGCCTGGCCAGCTTTGCCGGTGCCGGCGTGGCCGGCGCCAATCCCATGCGCACGGCCTTTACTTCCTGGAAGCTGGCCAAGGGACTGTATATTATTCCCATCATCATGGCCTATCGCCCCATGCTGGGCATGGGGGACGGCTACGAACTGCTTCACTGGCAGGTGGGCCTGACCATGATTACCACCCTGCTGGGGTTGATCGCATTTGCCTCGGCCCTGGAACGCTTCTTCATCCGCCGGACCACCTGGCTGGAAACCATCCTGTTCTGGGTTGCCGCCGCCGGGCTTTTCTGGCCCGAATACTGGGCCGACGGATTGGGGCTGGCCGCTTTCGTCGCCGTGTTCGCCTTGCAGAAATGGGGCGCCACCGGTAACGGAACCGTTAGTGGGCAGGGATAA
- a CDS encoding amidophosphoribosyltransferase, producing the protein MGGLFGVASASDCVSDLYYGTDYHSHLGTRRGGMAVRNGTEIHRAIHNIENSYFRTKFESELNRFDGGLGVGVISDTDPQPLIVGAHLGTFGIVTVGRINNQEDLVRRAFARKGFFSDTAAGRVHPTEVVAMLICEADNLVDGIKNAQEAIQGSCSMLLLTEQGVFAARDRLGRTPLTIGCREGAYAVSSETSAFPNLGYEVDHCLGPGEVVQITPDGWEQKAAPGEDMQVCAFLWVYYGYPASEYEGINVEEARNRCGAALAENDDITVDFVGGIPDSGIGHGIGYANRRRLPYRRPFVKYTPTWPRSFMPQNQSMRDLVARMKLIPVRQLIDGQRILFCEDSIVRGTQLRDNVQILFEYGAKEVHMRPACPCLIHPCEFLNFSTSRSTLDLAGRKAIAALEGVEDCALDEYARHGSEKNLAMIDRIREQLHLTSLKYQDLNDLIAAIGLPREKLCTHCWDGSSYT; encoded by the coding sequence ATGGGAGGACTGTTCGGGGTTGCCTCGGCATCGGATTGCGTTTCGGATCTTTATTACGGCACGGATTACCACTCCCATCTGGGAACCCGCCGCGGCGGCATGGCCGTACGCAACGGCACGGAGATTCATCGGGCCATTCACAATATCGAAAACAGCTATTTTCGAACGAAGTTCGAATCGGAATTGAACCGTTTCGACGGAGGCTTGGGGGTCGGCGTGATCAGCGACACCGATCCGCAGCCTCTCATCGTAGGCGCTCACCTGGGCACTTTCGGCATCGTCACCGTCGGGAGAATCAACAACCAGGAGGATCTCGTCCGGCGCGCCTTTGCCCGCAAAGGCTTTTTCTCCGACACCGCCGCCGGCCGGGTCCACCCCACCGAAGTGGTGGCCATGCTGATCTGCGAAGCCGATAATCTGGTGGACGGCATCAAGAACGCCCAGGAAGCCATCCAGGGCTCCTGCTCCATGCTGCTGCTTACCGAGCAGGGGGTGTTCGCCGCCCGCGACCGGCTGGGACGTACCCCCCTGACCATCGGCTGCCGGGAGGGCGCCTATGCGGTCAGTTCGGAGACCAGCGCCTTTCCCAATCTGGGTTACGAGGTGGACCATTGCCTGGGGCCCGGCGAGGTGGTCCAAATCACCCCTGACGGATGGGAGCAGAAGGCGGCCCCCGGAGAGGACATGCAGGTTTGCGCCTTTTTGTGGGTCTATTATGGCTATCCGGCATCGGAGTACGAGGGCATCAACGTTGAAGAGGCGCGCAACCGCTGCGGAGCGGCGCTGGCCGAAAACGACGATATTACAGTTGATTTCGTGGGGGGGATTCCCGACTCGGGTATCGGCCACGGTATCGGCTATGCCAACCGGCGTCGGCTTCCCTATCGTCGGCCTTTTGTCAAATACACCCCCACCTGGCCGCGCAGTTTTATGCCCCAGAACCAGTCCATGCGCGATCTGGTGGCACGGATGAAGCTGATTCCGGTGCGCCAGCTCATCGACGGCCAGCGCATCCTTTTTTGTGAAGACTCCATCGTGCGCGGCACCCAACTGCGCGACAACGTCCAGATCCTGTTCGAATACGGAGCGAAAGAGGTGCATATGCGACCGGCCTGCCCCTGCCTGATCCACCCTTGCGAATTTCTCAATTTTTCCACCTCCCGATCCACTTTGGATCTGGCCGGTCGCAAGGCGATTGCGGCCCTGGAGGGGGTCGAGGATTGCGCTCTGGATGAATATGCCCGCCACGGTTCGGAAAAGAATTTGGCCATGATCGACCGTATCCGCGAACAGCTGCACCTGACATCCTTGAAATACCAGGACCTGAATGATCTGATTGCGGCCATCGGGTTGCCCAGGGAGAAGTTGTGTACCCACTGCTGGGATGGCAGCAGCTATACATAG
- a CDS encoding TetR/AcrR family transcriptional regulator, producing MKSAVTPRSEKTRQFIIETAAPIFNKKGYAGTSMSDLTAATGLTKGSIYGNFRDKNDVAVHAFRHNIDLIFDFFSKELKAADSTLGKLLAYPRGFRKIYPMVLSYGGCPILNTGVEADDTHAVLRKMAAGALSGWKQSIVALIENGRSEGAFRSDVEAGNTAEVLIALIEGGCVLAKVTGETSYMLNAVDAAETMIQEICSDSGNIPDGIST from the coding sequence ATGAAATCCGCAGTTACCCCACGATCCGAAAAAACTCGGCAGTTCATCATCGAAACCGCGGCCCCCATTTTCAACAAAAAGGGGTATGCCGGAACCTCCATGTCCGACCTGACTGCCGCCACGGGGCTGACCAAGGGAAGCATTTACGGCAACTTCAGGGACAAGAACGATGTGGCCGTACACGCCTTCCGGCACAACATCGATTTGATCTTCGATTTTTTTTCCAAGGAACTCAAAGCCGCGGATTCAACTTTGGGCAAACTGCTGGCCTACCCCCGGGGCTTCCGCAAGATTTACCCCATGGTCCTCTCCTACGGCGGATGCCCCATCCTCAATACCGGCGTGGAGGCCGACGACACCCATGCGGTATTGCGCAAAATGGCCGCGGGTGCGCTTTCCGGATGGAAGCAAAGCATCGTCGCTTTGATCGAAAATGGCCGGTCCGAGGGCGCCTTCCGCTCGGACGTCGAGGCCGGCAACACGGCCGAAGTGCTCATCGCGCTGATCGAGGGCGGCTGCGTACTGGCCAAGGTCACCGGCGAAACATCTTATATGCTCAACGCCGTCGATGCGGCGGAAACGATGATTCAAGAAATATGCTCCGATTCCGGTAATATACCGGACGGTATATCAACGTAA
- a CDS encoding 4Fe-4S binding protein: MTDIYEKLARHLDNLPAGFPRTESGVEIRILKRLFSPEEAETAILLTMMPEPVAGIAQRTGMDEAILADRLADMAKKGLVFRVSRGELLLYSAAQFVVGIWEYHLNDLDEDLIRDVNAYMPDLMNKGWLKTKTKQLRVVPVARSVSSEMAVTPFEAAEEIIMKQSKIVVSDCICRKEQKMIGKGCDKPKEVCLAFGAGAYYYEKNGLGREIDKAEALAILKKGVEAGLVLQPGNQQKAMNICMCCGCCCGVLKNLKKQDKPALLVHTNYYAEVDEEACIGCEACVDRCQMDAITVNDVARVEPDRCIGCGLCVTDCPTEAMVLKQKAEEDQYTPPKNVFETYMNIAQERGLM; this comes from the coding sequence ATGACCGATATTTACGAAAAACTGGCCCGGCATCTGGACAATCTGCCCGCAGGCTTCCCGCGGACCGAATCGGGCGTTGAGATACGCATTCTCAAACGGCTCTTCTCGCCTGAAGAGGCGGAAACGGCCATCCTGCTGACCATGATGCCCGAACCGGTGGCGGGCATTGCCCAGCGTACCGGGATGGATGAAGCCATCCTGGCCGACAGGCTGGCCGACATGGCTAAAAAAGGTCTGGTTTTTAGAGTTTCCAGGGGCGAACTTCTTTTATACAGTGCGGCCCAGTTCGTGGTGGGTATCTGGGAGTACCACCTCAACGATTTGGATGAGGACCTGATCCGGGACGTCAACGCCTACATGCCCGACCTGATGAACAAAGGCTGGTTGAAAACCAAGACCAAGCAATTGCGGGTGGTGCCGGTGGCCAGGAGCGTATCGTCCGAGATGGCGGTTACGCCCTTCGAGGCCGCCGAAGAAATCATCATGAAACAATCCAAAATCGTGGTGTCGGACTGCATTTGCCGCAAGGAGCAGAAGATGATCGGCAAGGGCTGCGACAAACCCAAAGAGGTGTGCCTGGCTTTTGGCGCAGGAGCCTACTATTACGAGAAAAATGGGCTGGGGCGCGAGATCGACAAGGCCGAGGCGCTGGCGATCCTCAAAAAGGGCGTCGAAGCCGGGCTGGTTCTCCAGCCGGGCAACCAGCAGAAAGCCATGAACATCTGCATGTGCTGCGGCTGCTGTTGCGGGGTGCTGAAAAATCTTAAAAAGCAGGATAAACCGGCCCTGTTGGTCCACACAAACTATTACGCCGAGGTGGACGAAGAGGCCTGCATCGGCTGCGAGGCTTGCGTGGATCGCTGCCAGATGGACGCCATCACGGTAAACGATGTCGCCCGCGTCGAACCGGACCGCTGCATCGGCTGTGGATTATGCGTCACCGACTGTCCCACCGAGGCCATGGTGCTGAAACAGAAGGCAGAGGAGGACCAATATACCCCGCCGAAAAATGTCTTCGAAACGTACATGAATATCGCCCAGGAGCGGGGGCTGATGTAA
- a CDS encoding NAD(+)/NADH kinase, translating into MKKQIGLVVKDEDNARQQADRFEQWLTDKGVGVIRKESRLPEDGSADNSLPHPAAVLFCVFVLGGDGTFLSAVRWIGDRQVPIIGVKFGEVGFLAETTEDHLYAVAETILDRPFATRPQMRLQVTVLREGVEIARESAFNDVVINKGALARLARIRTHIDGQFLTDYRADGLIVATPTGSTAYSLAAGGPIIHPTVPGILITPICPFTLTNRPLIVPDAAAIKIQLAEDTSDIMLTCDGQVGLKIDERDTIVIAKSATPVQMITLPGQNYFDVLKAKLKWSGSRV; encoded by the coding sequence ATGAAAAAACAAATCGGCCTGGTCGTCAAAGATGAGGACAACGCCCGGCAACAGGCGGATCGGTTCGAGCAGTGGCTGACCGACAAGGGCGTGGGCGTCATCCGGAAAGAAAGCCGCCTTCCCGAAGACGGTTCGGCGGACAATTCGCTGCCCCATCCTGCCGCGGTACTTTTTTGTGTATTCGTTCTGGGCGGCGATGGCACCTTTCTCAGCGCCGTCCGCTGGATCGGCGATCGGCAGGTTCCCATCATCGGTGTGAAATTCGGCGAAGTCGGCTTTCTGGCGGAAACCACCGAGGACCACCTGTACGCGGTGGCCGAAACGATCCTGGACAGGCCCTTTGCCACCCGACCGCAAATGCGCCTGCAGGTGACGGTGCTGCGCGAAGGTGTAGAGATCGCCAGGGAGTCGGCCTTCAACGATGTGGTCATCAACAAGGGGGCCCTGGCCCGCCTGGCCCGCATCCGCACCCACATCGACGGCCAATTTCTCACCGATTACCGTGCCGACGGCCTCATCGTGGCCACCCCCACCGGGTCGACAGCCTACTCCCTGGCTGCCGGCGGCCCCATCATCCACCCCACCGTTCCGGGGATTCTCATCACCCCTATCTGCCCCTTCACCCTGACCAATCGGCCGCTGATCGTTCCCGACGCCGCAGCGATCAAGATCCAGCTGGCCGAAGACACCTCGGACATCATGCTCACCTGCGACGGTCAGGTAGGATTGAAAATCGACGAAAGAGACACGATCGTCATCGCCAAAAGCGCCACTCCGGTGCAGATGATCACCCTGCCCGGACAGAACTATTTCGATGTGCTCAAGGCCAAACTCAAGTGGAGTGGCAGCCGCGTATAA
- a CDS encoding branched-chain amino acid ABC transporter substrate-binding protein encodes MMKNRLGKFLVVAVVGVFMLATGTAMAADTIKLGVAGPHSGDLASYGIPTIKAAELVVKDVNAKGGVLGKQVELLVEDDVCKPEVATNTATKLVSEGVHVVLGHICSGATKAALGIYKDSNIPVMSPSATNPALTQSGDYPNFFRTIASDDAQARLEVDFALDVLKLKKIAVLHDKGDYGKGLAEFAKDFLEKDSRAEVVLYEGITPGAVDYSAVVQKIKRSNAEAVIFGGYHPEASKIVTQMRKKRMDTIFISDDGVKDDTFIKVAQKYAEGVYATGPKDVSQNPMAIAANEAHKKTYGADPGAFYLNAYAAAIALLNAIEQAGSTDYAAVTNALRTKDVETPLGKIRFDDRGDAIGVGFSMYQVQKGAYVELK; translated from the coding sequence ATGATGAAAAATCGTTTAGGTAAATTTCTTGTCGTTGCAGTCGTCGGTGTTTTCATGCTCGCCACCGGTACCGCCATGGCGGCCGACACCATCAAACTCGGTGTTGCCGGTCCTCACAGTGGTGACCTGGCCTCATACGGTATCCCGACAATCAAGGCCGCGGAACTGGTGGTCAAAGACGTCAATGCCAAGGGCGGCGTGCTCGGCAAACAGGTGGAGCTTTTAGTTGAGGACGATGTGTGCAAGCCGGAAGTGGCCACCAATACCGCCACCAAACTGGTATCCGAGGGGGTCCATGTCGTATTGGGGCACATCTGCTCCGGTGCGACCAAAGCGGCGCTGGGAATCTATAAAGATTCCAACATTCCGGTTATGTCCCCGTCAGCCACCAACCCCGCACTGACCCAGAGCGGCGACTATCCCAACTTTTTCCGTACCATCGCATCCGACGATGCCCAGGCACGTCTGGAAGTGGACTTCGCCCTGGACGTTCTGAAACTGAAGAAAATTGCCGTTTTGCACGACAAGGGCGATTACGGCAAGGGCCTGGCCGAGTTTGCCAAGGACTTTCTCGAAAAGGATTCAAGGGCGGAAGTGGTCCTGTACGAAGGCATTACCCCCGGTGCCGTGGACTACAGTGCCGTCGTTCAGAAAATCAAAAGAAGCAATGCCGAAGCCGTAATTTTCGGTGGCTACCATCCGGAAGCCTCGAAGATCGTGACCCAGATGCGCAAAAAGAGAATGGATACCATCTTTATTTCCGATGACGGCGTGAAGGACGATACCTTTATCAAGGTCGCTCAGAAATACGCGGAAGGCGTCTATGCCACCGGTCCCAAGGACGTCTCCCAAAACCCCATGGCCATTGCTGCAAACGAGGCCCACAAGAAAACCTACGGCGCCGATCCGGGTGCGTTTTACCTGAATGCCTATGCGGCCGCCATCGCCCTGCTGAACGCCATCGAGCAGGCCGGCAGCACGGATTATGCGGCTGTCACCAACGCGCTGCGGACCAAGGACGTCGAGACGCCCCTTGGCAAAATTCGATTCGATGATCGCGGCGATGCCATTGGCGTAGGATTCTCCATGTATCAGGTCCAAAAGGGTGCATATGTAGAATTGAAATAA
- a CDS encoding branched-chain amino acid ABC transporter permease LivH (LivHMGF is the membrane component of the LIV-I/LS branched-chain amino acid transporter), with protein sequence MEYFFELFLGGLTRGSIYALIALGYTMVYGIVELINFAHGEIYMIGAFTALIVISVLTMLGWNQIAILLIAAVAAVVWSSAYGFTMEKIAYKPLRKAPRLSALISAIGMSLFLQNYVLLAQTSDFMPFPGLIPDFAFMEPIAHIIGSPELVILITTTIVMILLTFLIKFTKIGKAMRATAQDREMAMLVGVDVNRVISVTFIIGSATAAIGGVLIASHIGQINFYIGFIAGIKAFVAAVLGGIGSIPGAVLGSLVLGWTESFFTGYISSDYEDVFAFVFLVLILIFRPAGILGRSTTEKV encoded by the coding sequence ATGGAATACTTTTTCGAACTTTTTCTGGGCGGACTCACCCGGGGCAGCATTTACGCACTGATTGCTCTGGGTTATACCATGGTTTACGGTATCGTGGAGCTGATCAATTTTGCGCACGGCGAGATATACATGATCGGTGCCTTCACGGCGTTGATCGTGATCAGTGTACTGACCATGCTGGGATGGAATCAGATCGCCATTTTGCTCATCGCCGCCGTGGCTGCCGTGGTCTGGTCTTCGGCCTACGGCTTCACCATGGAGAAGATTGCCTACAAGCCGCTTCGCAAGGCGCCGCGTTTGTCCGCACTGATCAGCGCCATCGGCATGTCGCTGTTTCTGCAGAACTACGTACTCCTGGCCCAGACCTCGGATTTTATGCCCTTTCCCGGGCTGATCCCTGACTTTGCGTTCATGGAGCCCATTGCCCACATTATCGGTTCTCCCGAATTGGTGATTTTAATTACCACCACCATTGTCATGATTCTGCTGACATTTCTGATCAAATTTACAAAGATCGGCAAAGCTATGCGGGCTACGGCACAGGATCGAGAGATGGCCATGCTGGTGGGTGTGGATGTCAACCGGGTGATCTCCGTGACCTTTATTATCGGTTCGGCCACCGCGGCCATCGGCGGGGTGCTGATCGCCTCGCACATCGGCCAGATCAATTTTTACATCGGTTTCATTGCCGGCATCAAAGCCTTTGTGGCGGCAGTGCTGGGTGGCATCGGCTCCATTCCCGGGGCGGTGCTGGGATCGCTGGTGCTCGGGTGGACCGAGTCCTTTTTCACCGGTTATATTTCCAGCGATTACGAGGATGTATTTGCCTTCGTTTTTCTGGTCTTGATTCTGATTTTCCGGCCGGCCGGTATTCTGGGCCGTTCGACCACGGAGAAGGTGTAG